A window of the Arachis duranensis cultivar V14167 chromosome 5, aradu.V14167.gnm2.J7QH, whole genome shotgun sequence genome harbors these coding sequences:
- the LOC127747595 gene encoding uncharacterized protein LOC127747595, translating into MKRSIPEVFRGSIIEDKDAKQFLKDVEKFFTKNEKTEASSLLSKLISMRYKGKGNIREYIMKMSHLVSKLKALKLELFEDLLVYFILIFLPAHFGQFKVSYNTLKDTWSLNELISHFVQEEKKRQQDKTESSHMPSSSQYKRKHDTTTNMPSQ; encoded by the coding sequence ATGAAACGCTCAATTCCTGAGGTGTTTCGGGGCTCAATTATTGAGGATAAAGATGCCAAACAGTTCCTAAAGGATGttgaaaaattctttactaagaatgaaaagacgGAGGCAAGTAGTCTTTTGAGCAAACTTATCTCCATGAGGTATAAAGGTAAAGGAAACATAAGGGAGTACATTATGAAAATGTCACATCTTGTTTCAAAATTGAAAGCACTAAAGTTAGAGTTGTTTGAAGATTTACTCGTGtatttcattttgattttcctTCCTGCACACTTTGGGCAATTCAAAGTGAGTTATAATACTCTAAAGGACACTTGGTCCTTAAATGAGCTTATATCTCACTTTgtgcaagaagaaaagaagcgACAACAAGATAAGACTGAAAGTTCTCACATGCCTTCATCTTCTCAGTATAAAAGAAAGCATGATACTACTACGAATATGCCTTCTCAGTAG